From one Luteolibacter sp. SL250 genomic stretch:
- a CDS encoding SDR family NAD(P)-dependent oxidoreductase, whose product MQTAAFLKDLFDLSGKTAVIIGGTGELCGTMAVGLARAGAEVVLGGRIPEKAEKRLAEIESHGGKGYFVPVDVTSRQSLHDLLDAVIARSGKVDILINGAGTNSPTPFLEIAEDEYQRIMDTNLTAIFRACQVFGQYFLDEARPGSIINLGSISGLNPLSRVFTYSASKAAVHNLTRNLAREWADRDIRVNTLVPGFFPAEQNRKVLDESRVLDILRQTPSSRFGNAEELIGATLLLASPKAGSFITGIEMIVDGGFHAMTI is encoded by the coding sequence ATGCAGACCGCCGCCTTCTTGAAAGACCTCTTCGACCTGTCCGGAAAAACCGCCGTCATCATCGGTGGAACCGGCGAACTTTGCGGGACGATGGCCGTCGGCCTGGCCCGTGCGGGTGCGGAGGTTGTCCTCGGCGGCCGGATCCCGGAGAAGGCGGAGAAGCGCCTCGCGGAAATCGAGAGCCACGGTGGCAAGGGCTACTTCGTGCCGGTGGATGTGACCTCCCGCCAATCGCTCCACGATCTTCTGGATGCCGTGATCGCGCGCTCCGGAAAGGTGGATATCCTCATCAACGGCGCGGGCACGAATTCCCCGACTCCGTTCCTCGAGATCGCGGAAGATGAGTATCAGCGGATCATGGACACGAACCTGACGGCCATCTTCCGCGCCTGCCAGGTCTTCGGCCAATATTTCCTCGATGAAGCCCGCCCCGGCTCCATCATCAACCTGGGTTCCATCTCCGGACTCAACCCCCTTTCCCGTGTCTTCACCTACTCCGCCTCGAAAGCGGCCGTGCACAACCTGACCCGCAACCTGGCCCGCGAATGGGCGGACCGGGACATCCGAGTGAACACCCTGGTGCCCGGATTCTTCCCCGCGGAACAGAACCGCAAGGTGCTGGATGAGTCCCGCGTGCTGGACATCCTCCGCCAGACGCCCTCCTCCCGTTTCGGCAATGCGGAGGAACTCATCGGCGCGACGCTGCTCCTCGCCTCCCCGAAGGCTGGTTCGTTCATCACCGGCATCGAAATGATCGTCGACGGTGGCTTCCACGCCATGACCATCTGA
- the tilS gene encoding tRNA lysidine(34) synthetase TilS: MSWFGEASKRRKWLVAVSGGADSVALLHLLLREGFRNLVVCHVDHRLRGRASTGDAAFVKRLADRLGLPGETARVDVRRLAEERRESLETAARNARHEFFRECAARHRCNRVLLAHHADDQAETILWNLLRGSHGPKGMKEIQEVKGLEFHRPLLGWRRKQLREWLSSNQLKWREDATNDEPLAVRNRLRNEVFPLLDEIGGRDGVGSFIRLLEDFAEISSVTEFALKQVDILDPQNRVHLLQFKKLPPALQGEVLARYLVQHGIAPSRDLLKRSLEMIDGSASSVNLPGGKRLRRRAGRLFVE, encoded by the coding sequence ATGAGTTGGTTCGGGGAGGCTTCGAAGCGGCGGAAGTGGTTGGTCGCCGTCTCGGGCGGCGCGGACTCGGTTGCGTTGCTCCACCTGCTGCTCCGGGAGGGATTCCGGAATCTGGTCGTCTGTCATGTCGATCACCGCCTGCGGGGAAGGGCCTCAACCGGGGATGCCGCATTCGTGAAGCGCTTGGCGGATCGACTCGGACTGCCCGGCGAGACGGCTCGCGTGGATGTCCGCCGGTTGGCGGAGGAGCGCCGCGAATCCCTGGAAACGGCGGCGCGGAATGCACGCCATGAATTCTTCCGTGAGTGCGCCGCCCGTCACCGGTGCAACAGGGTCCTCCTCGCCCACCATGCCGATGACCAGGCGGAAACCATTCTGTGGAACCTCCTCCGCGGCTCGCATGGTCCGAAGGGGATGAAGGAGATCCAGGAAGTCAAAGGCCTCGAATTCCACCGGCCTCTTCTCGGATGGCGGCGGAAGCAGCTCAGGGAATGGCTTTCAAGCAATCAATTGAAATGGCGGGAGGATGCCACGAACGATGAACCGCTCGCGGTGCGCAACCGACTGCGGAATGAGGTATTCCCTTTGCTGGATGAAATCGGCGGCAGGGATGGCGTTGGATCGTTCATCCGGTTGCTTGAGGATTTCGCGGAGATTTCCTCGGTTACGGAATTCGCATTAAAACAGGTGGATATTCTTGATCCACAAAACAGGGTTCACCTTCTCCAGTTTAAAAAACTGCCGCCGGCTTTGCAGGGGGAGGTCCTTGCCCGCTACCTGGTTCAGCATGGGATCGCACCCAGCAGAGATCTGCTGAAGCGCTCGCTTGAAATGATTGATGGATCGGCCTCTTCCGTCAATTTACCCGGAGGAAAGCGCCTCCGCCGGAGGGCGGGGCGGCTCTTCGTGGAATAA
- a CDS encoding DUF2459 domain-containing protein encodes MRVLRSTGRALLLLAVPLLATSCGLRLPVHRKPVATKPAETRTVLDRENFRIKDGNDPDVVVYLLADTLHTGVVFPYDWLVDSGFVPPEGFKETPVAVSMSWGNRDAYVEKRWLSPWKVFRALCTPSPSVMEIIPVNWNIPEVVPHQRVYQKLVPRSKGPEVAAFLNNCSRMDADGKPVNIGPSSWGSGVLLESRHAYFLPRICNIWTVQALEATGCNMNAWMGLSANGVIRQAVKPGNDFEQIWLGPEEKKAD; translated from the coding sequence ATGCGGGTGCTGAGATCCACCGGACGCGCGCTTCTCCTGCTGGCGGTTCCATTGCTGGCCACTTCCTGTGGTCTGCGGTTGCCCGTCCACCGCAAGCCGGTGGCCACCAAGCCGGCGGAGACGCGTACCGTCCTTGATCGGGAAAACTTCCGGATCAAGGACGGGAATGACCCGGACGTGGTGGTGTATCTGCTCGCGGACACCCTCCATACGGGAGTGGTGTTTCCCTACGACTGGCTGGTGGATTCCGGTTTCGTGCCTCCGGAGGGTTTCAAGGAAACCCCCGTGGCTGTCAGCATGAGCTGGGGGAACCGGGATGCCTACGTCGAGAAGCGCTGGCTCAGCCCGTGGAAAGTGTTCCGCGCGCTGTGTACCCCGTCTCCTTCCGTGATGGAGATCATCCCGGTCAACTGGAACATCCCGGAGGTGGTCCCGCACCAGCGGGTGTATCAAAAGCTGGTGCCACGGTCGAAGGGGCCGGAGGTCGCCGCTTTCCTGAACAACTGCAGCCGCATGGATGCCGACGGCAAGCCCGTCAACATCGGCCCGTCGAGCTGGGGCAGCGGAGTCCTGCTGGAATCCCGGCACGCGTATTTCCTGCCGCGGATCTGCAATATCTGGACGGTCCAGGCGTTGGAGGCCACCGGTTGCAATATGAACGCCTGGATGGGCCTGAGCGCCAATGGCGTGATCCGTCAGGCCGTGAAGCCCGGCAACGATTTCGAGCAGATCTGGCTCGGACCGGAGGAAAAGAAAGCGGATTGA
- a CDS encoding pyrimidine/purine nucleoside phosphorylase — translation MMSDTAFTNVTVDTKANIYFDGRVISHNVHFQDGSRKTIGLIYPGVYHFGTAAPELMEIIAGESKVVLDGTDETLEISAGTSFEVPGKSGFTITVADGICEYICSFLPA, via the coding sequence ATCATGTCAGACACCGCATTCACCAACGTCACCGTCGATACCAAGGCCAACATCTACTTCGATGGCCGCGTCATTTCCCACAACGTTCACTTCCAGGACGGCAGCCGCAAGACCATCGGCCTCATCTACCCGGGTGTATATCACTTCGGCACCGCAGCTCCGGAACTGATGGAGATCATCGCCGGCGAGTCCAAGGTCGTGCTGGATGGCACCGACGAGACGCTGGAAATCAGCGCGGGCACCTCCTTTGAAGTGCCCGGCAAGAGCGGGTTCACCATCACGGTGGCCGATGGCATCTGCGAATACATCTGCTCCTTCCTCCCCGCCTGA
- a CDS encoding rhodanese-like domain-containing protein, giving the protein MASLSSILFPLAVASAIVSCAPHPAPAQAPAQQPEETKAPEKSKRLPASQRGTVSSISLTKLFELQQSGNVLIYDARPSVFYKEGHIPGAISVPKSVGREAVRVRDPELKAAKAAGKPIVVYCTGVLCADARTVARYLASAGYSSSTFSGGWDEWKSAGLPTE; this is encoded by the coding sequence ATGGCCTCCCTCAGCTCCATTCTTTTCCCTCTCGCGGTGGCATCCGCAATCGTGTCCTGTGCCCCTCACCCCGCACCGGCCCAGGCTCCCGCCCAACAACCGGAGGAGACGAAAGCCCCGGAAAAAAGCAAGCGCCTGCCCGCCAGCCAGCGCGGAACGGTCAGTTCCATTTCCCTCACGAAGCTGTTCGAGCTGCAACAATCCGGCAACGTCCTGATCTACGACGCGCGGCCATCCGTCTTCTACAAAGAAGGCCACATCCCGGGTGCCATCAGTGTCCCCAAATCGGTGGGCCGGGAGGCGGTCCGCGTGCGTGACCCGGAGCTGAAGGCGGCCAAGGCCGCCGGAAAGCCGATCGTGGTCTATTGCACCGGCGTCCTCTGCGCGGATGCCCGGACCGTGGCGCGGTATCTCGCCAGCGCGGGTTACTCTTCCTCCACCTTTTCCGGCGGGTGGGATGAATGGAAATCCGCCGGTCTCCCCACTGAATAA
- a CDS encoding rhodanese-like domain-containing protein encodes MTRLAATTFSTLPLLAVLSCTGPQRETEDVIAAPSPSSGLKVSAEADETPVKPGAGRVTRIMLGDLFKLQQENRALIFDVRPSFLYQLGHIPGAVNWPKPSFNAQLAANEARITAARSARKPVVVYCVDFACPDARTVATWLSERGHSVAVLEGGWDAWKTGGLPTE; translated from the coding sequence ATGACCCGGCTGGCGGCCACGACTTTCTCCACTCTTCCCCTGTTGGCCGTGCTGTCCTGCACCGGCCCGCAGCGGGAGACGGAGGATGTGATCGCCGCCCCATCCCCTTCATCCGGCCTGAAGGTTTCCGCGGAAGCGGACGAAACGCCCGTAAAGCCCGGCGCGGGACGCGTCACCCGCATCATGCTGGGAGACCTGTTCAAGCTCCAGCAGGAGAACCGGGCGCTCATTTTCGATGTCCGCCCATCGTTCCTCTATCAACTTGGCCACATCCCCGGAGCGGTGAACTGGCCGAAACCCAGCTTCAACGCCCAACTGGCGGCGAATGAAGCGCGCATCACCGCCGCCAGGAGCGCCCGCAAACCGGTCGTGGTCTATTGCGTGGATTTCGCCTGCCCGGACGCCAGGACCGTGGCCACCTGGCTCTCCGAACGCGGACACTCCGTCGCGGTTCTGGAAGGTGGCTGGGATGCCTGGAAAACCGGTGGACTGCCCACCGAATAA
- a CDS encoding FKBP-type peptidyl-prolyl cis-trans isomerase, whose product MSIKEAAKVPADAEKAKDGTAFKKISPATGEGKPGEGDLVTFHFKAATMDGETVQDTHGEPTPPTAPLDKLPPAMAAQFQDMGPGEKRRIWISEPRAPGGHIVADLELISFKAAPPAPKAPEDVAKAPDDAEKTASGLASKVLTKGTGTAKPKETDTVEVHYSGWTTDGKLFDSSVQRGETTSFPLNGVIKGWTEGLQLMVEGEKRRFWIPAGLAYGENPGGGRPGGLLVFDVELIKIAK is encoded by the coding sequence ATCAGCATCAAAGAAGCCGCGAAGGTTCCCGCCGATGCGGAAAAGGCCAAGGACGGCACCGCTTTCAAGAAAATCTCCCCCGCAACCGGCGAAGGCAAACCCGGCGAAGGCGACCTGGTGACCTTCCACTTCAAGGCGGCGACCATGGACGGCGAAACCGTTCAGGACACCCACGGCGAGCCAACTCCTCCCACCGCCCCGCTCGACAAACTGCCGCCAGCCATGGCCGCCCAATTCCAGGACATGGGACCTGGCGAAAAGCGCCGCATCTGGATTTCCGAACCCCGCGCTCCTGGCGGACACATCGTCGCGGATCTGGAACTGATCTCGTTCAAGGCAGCCCCTCCAGCCCCGAAGGCTCCCGAGGATGTCGCAAAGGCTCCGGACGATGCGGAGAAGACCGCCTCCGGCCTTGCCTCGAAGGTACTGACCAAAGGCACCGGCACCGCAAAACCGAAGGAAACCGACACCGTCGAGGTCCACTACTCCGGTTGGACCACGGACGGCAAACTGTTCGACAGCTCCGTCCAGCGCGGTGAAACCACCTCCTTCCCGCTCAACGGCGTGATCAAAGGCTGGACCGAAGGCCTCCAACTCATGGTCGAGGGTGAGAAGCGCCGCTTCTGGATCCCCGCCGGTCTCGCCTACGGTGAAAACCCTGGCGGCGGACGTCCCGGCGGTCTGCTGGTATTCGACGTCGAACTGATCAAGATCGCGAAATGA
- a CDS encoding excinuclease ABC subunit UvrB, which translates to MPFKLASEYQPQGDQAQAIAKLTKSLRAGNRHQTLLGVTGSGKTFTMANLIRETGRPTLIMSHNKTLAAQLYSEFKNFFPHNAVEYFVSYFDYYQPEAYIPRSDTYIEKDSSINDEIERLRLSTMGSLLTRSDTIVVASVSCIYGLGSPEDYKGRMLKVWKGQRITREEFLSELVGMLFERNDIAFSRGKFRVRGDVVEIHPAYLENTAIRVEFFDDEVERITSIHTVSGHVIDRLEEHTFFPAKQFVTEGNKMRKAVVAIREEMTEQVAKFEKEGKLIEAQRLRMRTEYDLEMMAEMGFCQGIENYSRHLTGREPGARPHTLLDFFPRDFLLLVDESHATIPQVGGMFEGDKSRKTVLVDHGFRLPSALDNRPLRFDEFMQMTDQRVYVSATPAAFEIVNSRPENKAWIPVKSRDDMGGFTHIDLKKLRVKPSGNEEPVEAFDPSKRGTPLVVEQIIRPTGLLDPTLTLRPLKHQIDETIELCRQRVERKERVLVTTLTKKTAEDLSEYLQGTGLKVRYLHSDIDAIERVEILRQLRAAAFDILIGINLLREGLDLPEVSLVCILDADKEGFLRNETSLIQTAGRAARHVGGECVLFCDNVTDSIQRLIDVTEYRRSRQIAHNEEHGITPQSVKRAVQQSLQTHERTVAGADQLNASLVAEDAAAYDKVRVIAELEEEMREASSRLEFERAAHLRDQINALKNGRTPAEPAVAVKYPKGRRPKR; encoded by the coding sequence ATGCCCTTCAAACTCGCCAGCGAATACCAACCCCAGGGTGACCAGGCGCAGGCCATCGCCAAGCTGACAAAGTCCCTGCGGGCGGGGAACCGCCACCAGACGCTGCTGGGCGTGACCGGCTCCGGCAAAACGTTCACGATGGCGAATCTGATCCGGGAGACCGGCAGGCCGACGCTGATCATGAGCCACAACAAGACGCTCGCGGCGCAGCTTTACTCCGAGTTCAAGAACTTCTTCCCGCACAACGCGGTCGAGTATTTCGTCTCCTACTTCGACTACTACCAGCCGGAGGCCTACATCCCGCGGAGCGACACCTACATCGAGAAGGATTCCTCCATCAACGATGAGATCGAGCGGCTGCGGCTCAGCACCATGGGATCCCTGCTCACCCGCAGCGACACCATCGTGGTGGCCTCCGTTTCCTGCATCTACGGCCTCGGTTCGCCGGAGGACTACAAGGGACGGATGCTGAAGGTGTGGAAAGGCCAGCGGATCACCCGGGAGGAATTTCTCAGCGAGCTGGTGGGCATGCTTTTCGAGCGGAACGACATCGCCTTCAGCCGGGGGAAATTCCGCGTGCGCGGGGATGTGGTGGAGATCCACCCCGCCTACCTGGAGAACACCGCCATCCGGGTGGAGTTTTTCGATGACGAGGTGGAACGCATCACCAGCATCCACACCGTCTCCGGCCATGTGATCGACCGGCTGGAGGAGCACACGTTTTTCCCGGCGAAGCAGTTCGTCACGGAGGGGAACAAGATGCGGAAGGCGGTGGTCGCCATCCGGGAGGAGATGACGGAGCAGGTGGCGAAGTTCGAGAAGGAGGGCAAGCTCATCGAGGCACAGCGCCTGCGCATGCGGACGGAGTATGACCTGGAGATGATGGCGGAGATGGGATTCTGCCAGGGCATCGAGAACTACTCCCGCCACCTCACCGGGCGCGAACCCGGCGCGCGTCCGCACACGCTGCTGGATTTCTTTCCCCGCGACTTCCTGCTGCTGGTGGATGAGAGCCACGCCACCATCCCCCAGGTCGGCGGCATGTTCGAGGGAGACAAGAGCCGCAAGACTGTGCTGGTGGACCACGGCTTCCGCCTGCCCAGCGCACTGGACAACCGGCCGCTGCGTTTCGACGAGTTCATGCAGATGACGGACCAGCGGGTCTACGTTTCCGCGACGCCCGCCGCCTTCGAGATCGTCAACTCCCGCCCGGAGAACAAGGCGTGGATCCCGGTGAAGTCCCGCGATGACATGGGCGGCTTCACCCACATCGACCTGAAGAAGCTGCGGGTGAAACCCAGTGGCAACGAGGAACCGGTGGAGGCGTTCGATCCGTCGAAGCGCGGCACCCCGCTGGTCGTGGAGCAGATCATCCGCCCGACGGGCCTGCTGGACCCCACCCTCACCCTCCGGCCGCTCAAGCACCAGATCGACGAAACCATCGAGCTCTGCCGCCAGCGCGTGGAACGGAAGGAGCGGGTGCTGGTCACCACCCTCACCAAAAAGACGGCGGAGGACCTGTCGGAGTATCTTCAAGGCACCGGCCTGAAGGTGCGCTATCTGCACTCGGACATCGACGCGATCGAGCGGGTGGAGATCCTGCGGCAACTGCGCGCGGCGGCTTTCGACATCCTCATCGGCATCAACTTGCTGCGGGAGGGTCTGGACCTGCCGGAAGTCTCGCTGGTCTGCATCCTGGACGCGGACAAGGAAGGCTTCCTGCGGAATGAAACCTCACTCATCCAGACGGCGGGACGCGCCGCGCGCCATGTCGGCGGCGAGTGCGTGCTTTTCTGCGACAACGTCACGGACTCCATCCAGCGTCTGATCGACGTGACGGAATACCGCCGCAGCCGCCAGATCGCCCACAACGAGGAACACGGCATCACCCCGCAGAGCGTGAAGCGGGCGGTGCAGCAAAGCCTCCAGACCCACGAACGCACGGTGGCGGGCGCGGACCAGCTCAACGCCTCCCTCGTTGCCGAGGATGCCGCCGCCTATGACAAGGTCCGGGTCATCGCGGAACTGGAGGAGGAGATGCGCGAGGCGTCCTCCCGGCTCGAGTTCGAGCGGGCGGCCCACCTTCGCGACCAGATCAACGCCCTGAAGAATGGCAGAACGCCCGCCGAACCTGCTGTGGCGGTGAAATATCCGAAAGGACGCCGTCCGAAGAGATAA
- a CDS encoding HIT family protein: MAFTLDPKLETGGFALGRTAGCRLLLKNNALFPWFILVPEVEGVEDLHQLPPDRYTEVLEAVRHVSEFAESHFSPEKLNVACIGNIVRQMHIHIIGRTSGDPAWPGTVWAFDGKKAYTDEEVEEIRETARIALDLE, encoded by the coding sequence ATGGCATTCACGCTCGATCCCAAGTTGGAAACTGGTGGCTTCGCGCTGGGCAGGACCGCCGGGTGCCGACTGCTGCTGAAGAACAACGCGCTGTTCCCTTGGTTCATCCTGGTCCCGGAAGTGGAGGGTGTTGAGGACCTGCACCAGCTTCCACCGGATCGCTACACCGAGGTGCTGGAAGCCGTTCGCCATGTCTCGGAGTTCGCGGAATCCCACTTCTCTCCGGAAAAGCTCAATGTCGCCTGCATCGGCAACATCGTCCGCCAGATGCACATCCACATCATCGGGCGGACAAGCGGGGATCCCGCATGGCCCGGCACCGTCTGGGCCTTTGACGGGAAGAAGGCCTACACCGATGAGGAGGTGGAGGAGATCCGCGAGACCGCCCGCATCGCCCTCGATCTGGAGTGA
- a CDS encoding Ldh family oxidoreductase — protein MSEFLVIPRADHDSLVIAAYQSRGYSADEAAEGAKLAAEAARHGIRTHHALKALHLDHLFGSEIGGCVPGAEIEVLPSRFPASERWNANKKLGQSVAYRAIDRAIELADQYGVGQIAVDNTFHYLWGGGYVMEAAERGYYAYTNCTSTLAEVVPFGGKFPTLGTNPHSWGIPSTEANGFPIVMDWATSTVAMGRVQALKREGKQLPPGAAVDKDGQPTNDPHQVAALLPFGGHKGYGMSLLNEIFGGLIGGSLPTIRGRETTIPGEKTTTVFYFQVIHPDALSGGNFAQGRTQQGNLKAVLDDVLGHGNENAMLPGQIEAGFRKRSDEAGGILFTDAEVAEFNELAASLGLAQWDVSALKRA, from the coding sequence ATGTCCGAATTTCTCGTCATTCCCCGCGCCGACCACGATTCGCTAGTCATCGCCGCCTACCAATCCCGCGGTTACTCCGCGGATGAAGCCGCCGAGGGCGCGAAGCTGGCCGCGGAAGCAGCCCGCCACGGCATCCGCACCCACCACGCGCTGAAGGCGCTGCACCTGGACCACCTTTTCGGCTCGGAGATCGGCGGTTGCGTTCCCGGCGCGGAGATCGAGGTGCTGCCATCCCGCTTCCCCGCTTCCGAGCGCTGGAACGCGAACAAGAAACTCGGCCAGTCCGTGGCCTACCGCGCGATCGACCGAGCCATCGAACTGGCGGACCAATACGGCGTCGGCCAGATCGCCGTGGATAACACCTTCCACTACCTCTGGGGCGGTGGTTACGTGATGGAGGCCGCGGAGCGCGGCTACTACGCCTACACGAACTGCACCTCCACCCTCGCGGAGGTGGTTCCTTTCGGCGGGAAGTTCCCGACGCTGGGCACCAACCCGCACTCCTGGGGCATCCCGAGCACGGAGGCGAACGGCTTCCCGATCGTGATGGACTGGGCGACCTCCACCGTGGCCATGGGCCGCGTGCAGGCACTGAAACGCGAGGGCAAGCAACTGCCTCCCGGAGCAGCCGTGGACAAGGACGGCCAGCCGACCAACGACCCGCACCAGGTGGCGGCGCTGCTGCCCTTCGGCGGCCACAAGGGCTACGGCATGTCCCTGCTCAACGAAATCTTCGGCGGCCTCATTGGCGGCTCGCTCCCGACCATCCGTGGCCGTGAGACGACCATCCCCGGCGAAAAGACCACCACCGTTTTCTACTTCCAGGTCATCCATCCGGACGCCCTTTCCGGCGGCAACTTCGCGCAGGGCCGCACCCAGCAGGGCAACCTGAAGGCGGTGCTGGACGACGTCCTGGGCCACGGCAATGAGAACGCCATGCTCCCGGGCCAGATCGAAGCCGGTTTCCGCAAGCGTTCCGACGAAGCGGGCGGCATCCTGTTCACGGACGCCGAAGTGGCGGAGTTCAATGAACTGGCCGCCAGCCTCGGCCTGGCGCAGTGGGATGTTTCCGCGCTGAAGCGGGCCTGA
- a CDS encoding GDSL-type esterase/lipase family protein, which produces MKLGTFLALALTPVFALAQPAAPVADADRSTTPADRLAEAWWKNRWEAKVKATAEAQDSQLVFLGDSITQGWEGPGKKTWEEKFAAYKPLNLGFSGDRTEHLLWRIEQDKESLKKLNPKVAVILIGTNNTGHQQRPAGETTGGIKATLGALHAIWPQTKLLVLSVFPRGADANDPHRKLNDAINAEVAKLADKKTIFVQDISSSLMNADGTLSKDIMPDLLHLSPKGYELWAAAIEPKLKELGL; this is translated from the coding sequence ATGAAACTCGGAACCTTTCTCGCCCTCGCGCTCACCCCTGTCTTCGCGCTCGCCCAGCCCGCCGCTCCGGTGGCGGACGCCGACCGCTCCACCACCCCGGCCGACCGCCTCGCCGAGGCCTGGTGGAAGAACCGCTGGGAGGCGAAGGTGAAAGCCACTGCTGAGGCCCAGGACAGCCAGCTTGTCTTCCTCGGCGATTCCATCACCCAAGGTTGGGAAGGACCTGGCAAGAAAACGTGGGAGGAGAAGTTCGCCGCCTACAAGCCGCTGAACCTCGGCTTCTCCGGCGACCGCACGGAGCACCTGCTGTGGCGCATCGAGCAGGACAAGGAGAGCCTCAAGAAGCTCAACCCGAAGGTGGCCGTCATCCTCATCGGCACGAACAACACCGGCCACCAGCAGCGGCCCGCTGGAGAAACCACCGGCGGCATCAAGGCCACGCTCGGCGCGCTCCATGCCATCTGGCCGCAGACCAAGCTGCTTGTCCTCTCCGTCTTTCCCCGTGGCGCGGACGCGAACGACCCGCACCGCAAGCTGAACGACGCGATCAATGCGGAAGTCGCAAAGCTGGCGGACAAAAAAACCATCTTCGTGCAGGACATTTCCTCCTCACTCATGAACGCGGATGGCACCCTTTCCAAGGACATCATGCCGGATCTGCTGCACCTTTCCCCGAAGGGTTACGAGCTGTGGGCCGCCGCCATCGAGCCGAAGCTGAAGGAGCTGGGCCTGTAA